From Paenibacillus sp. GP183, one genomic window encodes:
- the yaaA gene encoding S4 domain-containing protein YaaA produces the protein MKQIQIHTDYITLGQFLKLSDCISTGGQAKMFLQETQIHVNGEPENRRGKKLVPHDVVKVEGFGQFEVIGS, from the coding sequence ATGAAGCAAATCCAGATTCACACGGACTATATAACATTGGGACAGTTTCTAAAGCTCTCGGACTGCATTTCAACAGGCGGTCAAGCCAAGATGTTCCTCCAGGAAACTCAAATTCATGTTAATGGAGAGCCTGAAAATCGCCGAGGGAAGAAGCTTGTTCCCCATGATGTAGTGAAAGTCGAGGGCTTCGGCCAATTTGAAGTTATAGGCTCCTGA
- the recF gene encoding DNA replication/repair protein RecF, whose translation MFLTKLRMSHYRNYDEIEIKTNSNVNIFVGPNAQGKTNLLEAIYVLALTKSHRTHQDKELISWNAEQTYLHAELNKKYGDCKLDLMITPKGKKAKINGLEQRKLSNFIGAMNVVMFAPEDLEIVKGAPGVRRRFLDMEIGQVQPYYLYDLSQYQKILLQRNNFLKQPSSSGPSAEAMLSVWNEQLAQYGVKIMKKRQSFIKKLQHWAETIHQGITNAMETLLIRYAPSFEIQDIEDESVLFNQFMIKLSQVKEQEMRRGITLIGPHRDDLLFFINEKEAQTFGSQGQQRTTALSLKLAEIELIHEEVGEYPLLLLDDVLSELDEYRQTQLIRTFQQKVQTFITTTGLESVHLDQLDQASVFQVQQGKVSHGG comes from the coding sequence GTGTTCTTAACCAAGCTTAGAATGAGTCATTACCGCAACTATGATGAAATTGAAATAAAGACGAACAGCAATGTAAATATTTTCGTAGGACCTAATGCACAGGGTAAAACCAACCTGCTTGAAGCTATCTATGTTTTGGCTTTAACCAAATCGCACCGCACTCATCAGGACAAAGAACTCATAAGCTGGAATGCTGAGCAAACTTACCTGCACGCGGAGCTGAATAAAAAGTACGGGGATTGCAAGCTGGATCTGATGATTACGCCTAAAGGGAAAAAAGCAAAAATTAACGGTCTCGAACAAAGGAAGCTAAGTAATTTTATCGGTGCCATGAATGTCGTCATGTTCGCCCCGGAAGACCTTGAAATCGTCAAAGGCGCTCCCGGGGTCAGGCGGCGTTTTCTCGATATGGAGATCGGCCAGGTACAGCCCTATTATTTGTACGATCTGTCCCAGTATCAAAAAATTTTGCTGCAGCGAAACAATTTTCTCAAGCAGCCCTCATCGTCCGGTCCTTCCGCAGAGGCCATGCTTTCCGTCTGGAATGAACAATTAGCGCAGTACGGTGTTAAAATTATGAAAAAACGTCAAAGCTTTATAAAGAAACTTCAACACTGGGCCGAGACTATTCATCAGGGCATCACTAATGCCATGGAAACCTTATTGATTCGTTATGCGCCATCTTTTGAAATTCAAGATATTGAAGATGAATCTGTTTTATTCAACCAATTTATGATAAAGTTATCACAGGTTAAAGAACAGGAAATGAGAAGAGGCATCACGCTCATAGGTCCGCACAGGGATGATCTTCTTTTTTTTATCAACGAGAAGGAAGCTCAGACATTCGGCTCTCAAGGACAACAGCGAACAACGGCACTCTCGCTCAAATTAGCGGAAATCGAGTTAATTCATGAAGAAGTCGGCGAATATCCGCTGCTGCTCCTCGATGATGTACTCTCCGAGCTCGATGAATACAGGCAGACTCAGTTGATTCGGACCTTTCAGCAAAAGGTGCAAACATTCATTACGACGACCGGACTGGAAAGCGTGCATTTGGACCAGCTTGATCAAGCATCGGTATTCCAAGTGCAGCAAGGAAAAGTAAGTCATGGGGGCTGA
- the remB gene encoding extracellular matrix regulator RemB — MFIHLGSDKIIRASELIAIFDLSIEKSSKISKQFIQQANKDKRIEVIGEEECKSLVVTLNKVYYSPISSTTLKKRAHQLLTY, encoded by the coding sequence ATGTTTATACATTTAGGCAGCGATAAAATTATCAGGGCTTCAGAGCTGATTGCTATCTTTGATCTTTCGATTGAGAAATCCTCGAAGATTTCCAAGCAATTTATTCAACAGGCCAATAAGGATAAACGGATTGAGGTCATTGGGGAGGAAGAATGCAAATCCCTGGTTGTGACGCTTAATAAAGTATATTATTCTCCTATTTCTTCCACGACGCTCAAAAAAAGAGCGCATCAATTATTAACGTACTAA
- the gyrB gene encoding DNA topoisomerase (ATP-hydrolyzing) subunit B, which yields MSLNQNTYDESQIQVLEGLEAVRKRPGMYIGSTSSRGLHHLVWEVVDNSIDEALAGHCTKIDVIIHKNNSVTVIDNGRGIPVGENVKLKKSTLEVVLTVLHAGGKFGGEGYKVSGGLHGVGVSVVNALSEKLVAQVKREGKIYQQEYHRGAPQYDIKVIGETEETGTQITFTPDHEIFTETTEFDYDVLQARIRELAFLNKGLEINLLDERTDAAHTFMYEGGIVSFVEFLNRNREPVNQDPIYVEGTKDNINIEIALQYNDSYTENIYSFANNINTHEGGTHESGFKSALTRILNDYARKSNTIKDNDSNLSGEDVREGLAAIISVKIPEPQFEGQTKTKLGNSEVRGIVESLFAEKLQEFLNENPAVAKKIMEKGVQAARAREAARKARELTRRKSALEVSSLPGKLADCSSKDASISEVYIVEGDSAGGSAKQGRDRHFQAILPLRGKILNVEKARLDKILSNTEIRAIITALGTGISDDFDIAKARYHKIVIMTDADVDGAHIRTLLLTFFYRYMRKLIEVGYVYIAQPPLYKLERNKIVRYAYNDKQKDAIMQEFGEGSKVSTQRYKGLGEMNPTQLWETTMDPDSRTFLQVTIEDAIDADTIFDALMGDNVEPRRDFIQEHAKYVKNLDI from the coding sequence ATGTCTTTGAATCAAAATACGTATGATGAGAGTCAGATTCAAGTTCTGGAAGGATTAGAGGCTGTGCGTAAGCGGCCGGGTATGTATATCGGTTCAACCAGCAGCCGGGGACTTCATCATCTCGTTTGGGAGGTTGTCGATAATAGTATCGACGAAGCTTTAGCCGGACATTGCACCAAAATTGATGTCATTATTCACAAGAACAACAGTGTAACTGTGATCGATAATGGCCGCGGAATTCCGGTTGGAGAGAATGTCAAATTGAAAAAGTCCACGCTGGAGGTTGTTTTAACCGTCCTTCATGCCGGCGGAAAGTTTGGCGGCGAGGGCTATAAGGTATCCGGCGGTTTACACGGAGTAGGTGTTTCAGTTGTGAACGCTTTATCCGAGAAACTGGTCGCCCAGGTAAAGAGAGAAGGCAAAATTTATCAACAGGAATATCACCGCGGGGCTCCGCAGTATGATATCAAGGTGATTGGAGAAACCGAGGAAACCGGCACTCAGATTACGTTTACGCCGGATCACGAGATTTTTACGGAAACTACGGAATTTGATTATGATGTGTTGCAGGCACGTATCCGAGAGCTCGCTTTTTTAAATAAAGGACTGGAAATCAATCTTCTTGACGAGCGAACCGACGCTGCCCATACCTTCATGTACGAAGGCGGGATTGTATCCTTTGTCGAGTTTTTGAATCGGAATCGGGAACCTGTCAATCAGGATCCGATCTATGTAGAGGGCACCAAGGACAATATCAATATCGAAATCGCGCTTCAGTACAATGACAGCTATACGGAAAATATTTATTCATTTGCCAACAACATCAACACGCACGAAGGCGGAACGCATGAATCTGGCTTCAAAAGCGCCTTGACGCGGATTTTAAATGATTATGCCCGTAAATCGAACACGATCAAGGATAATGATTCCAACCTCTCCGGAGAAGACGTCCGTGAAGGGCTTGCTGCGATTATTTCGGTTAAAATTCCAGAACCGCAATTCGAAGGCCAGACGAAGACGAAGCTTGGCAACAGTGAAGTCCGCGGTATCGTTGAATCGCTATTTGCTGAAAAATTGCAGGAATTTTTAAATGAAAATCCAGCTGTAGCCAAGAAGATCATGGAAAAAGGCGTTCAAGCTGCCAGAGCGAGAGAAGCTGCGCGTAAAGCGCGGGAATTAACACGGCGCAAGAGCGCATTGGAAGTAAGCTCTCTTCCTGGTAAGCTGGCCGACTGTTCTTCCAAAGATGCTTCAATCAGCGAAGTTTACATCGTGGAAGGAGACTCAGCAGGCGGCTCAGCCAAGCAAGGGCGCGATCGTCATTTTCAAGCGATTCTTCCGCTGCGCGGTAAGATTCTGAACGTTGAGAAAGCGCGTTTGGATAAAATTTTATCCAATACGGAAATTCGTGCGATCATTACAGCTCTGGGCACCGGCATCAGCGATGATTTCGATATTGCCAAGGCAAGATATCACAAAATCGTCATTATGACCGATGCCGATGTCGATGGCGCTCATATCAGGACCCTGTTGCTTACATTCTTTTACAGATACATGAGGAAGCTGATTGAAGTCGGCTATGTATATATTGCACAGCCTCCGCTCTATAAACTCGAAAGAAATAAAATCGTTCGTTACGCCTATAATGATAAGCAAAAAGATGCCATCATGCAGGAATTTGGCGAGGGCAGCAAAGTGAGTACTCAACGTTATAAAGGTTTGGGAGAAATGAATCCGACACAGCTATGGGAAACGACCATGGATCCGGACAGCCGTACATTCCTGCAGGTAACGATTGAAGATGCTATTGATGCCGATACGATCTTCGATGCCCTGATGGGAGACAATGTGGAGCCTCGCAGAGATTTTATTCAAGAGCATGCGAAGTATGTAAAAAATCTAGATATTTAA